From the Gadus chalcogrammus isolate NIFS_2021 chromosome 15, NIFS_Gcha_1.0, whole genome shotgun sequence genome, one window contains:
- the hps1 gene encoding Hermansky-Pudlak syndrome 1 protein isoform X1, with amino-acid sequence MKCLLIASESAEVLFYWTDPEFRQNVQDQYGASQEEGQRPPAFEDSLNTLFAPIIISCSTMVDRLGDSYACFTTENQHNYVLHQFDECLYIAVNGDGQECEDDLRRKIYVMKKMIEVLFGMVNLSSNLLRKELRPQDTEQRTGLWKHLQGLLETYSRLRENDQSFLVEAVERLIHPTLCEQCIEFLERRLLPALNSSSERNGEEVLHSFILVHTKLLAFYSSRNTSTLSPSDLLALIVMTQSMYPSNTDQEDHGPEDVESVSVSGLEMFYTPQPSPTNRSSSGSERTAREDTPMFEFVDPDIQIAEDSLITLEVSPPDPLAPTRVFLEVSLKDGLYPMMPHSMYCRPLWPGITLVLLTKIPNSSVAMSVYSYLEAFAKLEKRLSEGQEGPAAARGQPTVHDLRSKLDKFIKALGPCDIQVLYSDIQVPYSDIEVPYSDIQVPYSDIQVPYSDIQVPYTSRYRTATSRYRTHPGTVQRHPGTVQRHPGTVQRHPGTVLRAHGYRTATSRYRTATSRYRTATSRYRTAKSRYRTATSRYRTPTFRYCTHSGTVHIQVPYTSRYRTHSGTVHIQVPYTFRYRTHPGTVHIQVPYTSRYRTHSGTVHIQVPYTSRYRTHSGTVHIQVPYTSRYCTHSGTVHIQVPYTFRYCTHSGTVHIQVPYTSRYCTHSGTVHIQAPYSDIQVP; translated from the exons ATGAAGTGTCTGCTGATAGCGAGTGAGAGCGCGGAGGTTCTCTTCTACTGGACCGACCCGGAGTTCAGGCAGAATGTCCAGGACCAGTACGGAGCGTCCCAGGAGGAGGGCCAGAGG CCCCCAGCGTTTGAGGACAGCCTGAACACACTGTTCGCTCCCATCATCATCTCCTGCAGCACCATGGTCGACCGGCTGGGTGACAGCTACGCCTGCTTCACCACCGAGAACCAACACAACTACGTCTTGCATCAG TTCGATGAGTGTCTTTACATCGCCGTGAACGGAGACGGCCAGGAGTGTGAGGACGACCTGAGGAGGAAGATCTACGTGATGAAGAAGATGATCGAAGTCCTCTTCGGCATGGTGAACCTCAGCAGTAACCTGCTCCGTAAAGA ACTGCGTCCTCAAGACACGGAGCAGAGGACCGGGCTGTGGAAGCACCTCCAGGGTCTACTGGAGACCTACAGCCGGCTCCGGGAGAACGACCAGAGCTTCTTAGTGGAG GCGGTGGAGCGTCTGATCCACCCCACGCTGTGCGAGCAGTGCATCGAGTTCCTGGAGCGCCGCCTGCTGCCAGCGCTGAACAGCAGCTCAGAGCGGAACGGAGAGGAGGTCCTCCACTCCTTCATCCTGGTGCACACCAAGCTGCTCGCCTTCTACTCCAg CCGGAACACCAGCACCCTGAGCCCGTCTGACCTGCTGGCTCTCATCGTCATGACGCAGAGCATGTACCCCTCCAACACTGACCAGGAAGACCATGGCCCAGAG GATGTGGAAAGTGTGTCGGTTTCGGGTCTGGAGATGTTTTACACACCACAGCCATCGCCTACTAACAGAAGCTCCAGTGGTTCAG AAAGGACAGCAAGAGAGGACACTCCTATGTTTGAGTTTGTGGATCCAGACATACAG ataGCAGAGGACAGCCTCATCACCCTGGAGGTCTCTCCCCCGGACCCCTTGGCCCCCACCAGAGTGTTCCTGGAGGTGTCCCTCAAGGACGGCTTGTATCCCATGATGCCTCACTCCATGTACTGCCGGCCGCTCTGGCCCGGGATCACTCTGGTGCTGCTCACCAAg ATCCCCAACAGCAGCGTGGCCATGTCGGTGTACTCCTACCTGGAGGCCTTCGCCAAGCTGGAGAAGCGTCTGAGCGAGGGCCAGGAGGGCCCAGCCGCTGCCAGGGGCCAGCCCACCGTCCACGACCTCCGCAGCAAGCTGGACAAGTTCATCAAGGCCCTGGGGCCCTGCGACATCCAGGTACTGTACAGCGACATCCAGGTACCGTACAGCGACATCGAGGTACCGTACAGCGACATCCAGGTACCGTACAGCGACATCCAGGTACCGTACAGCGACATCCAGGTACCGTACACATCCAGGTACCGTACAGCGACATCCAGGTACCGTACACATCCAGGTACCGTACAGCGACATCCAGGTACCGTACAGCGACATCCAGGTACCGTACAGCGACATCCAGGTACCGTACTGCGGGCACACGGGTACCGTACAGCGACATCCAGGTACCGTACAGCGACATCCAGGTACCGTACAGCGACATCCAGGTACCGTACAGCGAAATCCAGGTACCGTACAGCGACATCCAGGTACCGTACACCGACATTCAGGTACTGTACACATTCAGGTACCGTACACATCCAGGTACCGTACACATCCAGGTACCGTACACATTCAGGTACCGTACACATCCAGGTACCGTACACATTCAGGTACCGTACACATCCAGGTACCGTACACATCCAGGTACCGTACACATCCAGGTACCGTACACATTCAGGTACCGTACACATCCAGGTACCGTACACATCCAGGTACCGTACACATTCAGGTACTGTACACATTCAGGTACCGTACACATCCAGGTACTGTACACATTCAGGTACCGTACACATCCAGGTACCGTACACATTCAGGTACTGTACACATTCAGGTACAGTACACATCCAGGTACCGTACACATCCAGGTACTGTACACATTCAGGTACCGTACACATCCAGGCACCGTACAGCGACATCCAGGTACCGTAG
- the hps1 gene encoding Hermansky-Pudlak syndrome 1 protein isoform X2, which translates to MKCLLIASESAEVLFYWTDPEFRQNVQDQYGASQEEGQRPPAFEDSLNTLFAPIIISCSTMVDRLGDSYACFTTENQHNYVLHQFDECLYIAVNGDGQECEDDLRRKIYVMKKMIEVLFGMVNLSSNLLRKELRPQDTEQRTGLWKHLQGLLETYSRLRENDQSFLVEAVERLIHPTLCEQCIEFLERRLLPALNSSSERNGEEVLHSFILVHTKLLAFYSSRNTSTLSPSDLLALIVMTQSMYPSNTDQEDHGPEDVESVSVSGLEMFYTPQPSPTNRSSSGSERTAREDTPMFEFVDPDIQIAEDSLITLEVSPPDPLAPTRVFLEVSLKDGLYPMMPHSMYCRPLWPGITLVLLTKIPNSSVAMSVYSYLEAFAKLEKRLSEGQEGPAAARGQPTVHDLRSKLDKFIKALGPCDIQTSQLQNVWSEFKKRAFTRGGPGFTRELIPWCKSMKTQLCGVYKQCFLNGTTRGADAPQRLSPALQELAQAMVQEKLMDWKDFLLVKSKRNITMVSYLEDFPGLVHFICVDRSSGQMIAPSLNITERSTSELGGGPLAQFIRGKVWGLVRTARQYLQKGYSTATLRDGDFYFCYFLWFENETGYKLDEVDLPVLPDDSPPIGVLARDYYRKLLRYYSKTHAGEVVKCYELLTVHLGVIPTEYILQHCRQLASKLWEPSRNPLL; encoded by the exons ATGAAGTGTCTGCTGATAGCGAGTGAGAGCGCGGAGGTTCTCTTCTACTGGACCGACCCGGAGTTCAGGCAGAATGTCCAGGACCAGTACGGAGCGTCCCAGGAGGAGGGCCAGAGG CCCCCAGCGTTTGAGGACAGCCTGAACACACTGTTCGCTCCCATCATCATCTCCTGCAGCACCATGGTCGACCGGCTGGGTGACAGCTACGCCTGCTTCACCACCGAGAACCAACACAACTACGTCTTGCATCAG TTCGATGAGTGTCTTTACATCGCCGTGAACGGAGACGGCCAGGAGTGTGAGGACGACCTGAGGAGGAAGATCTACGTGATGAAGAAGATGATCGAAGTCCTCTTCGGCATGGTGAACCTCAGCAGTAACCTGCTCCGTAAAGA ACTGCGTCCTCAAGACACGGAGCAGAGGACCGGGCTGTGGAAGCACCTCCAGGGTCTACTGGAGACCTACAGCCGGCTCCGGGAGAACGACCAGAGCTTCTTAGTGGAG GCGGTGGAGCGTCTGATCCACCCCACGCTGTGCGAGCAGTGCATCGAGTTCCTGGAGCGCCGCCTGCTGCCAGCGCTGAACAGCAGCTCAGAGCGGAACGGAGAGGAGGTCCTCCACTCCTTCATCCTGGTGCACACCAAGCTGCTCGCCTTCTACTCCAg CCGGAACACCAGCACCCTGAGCCCGTCTGACCTGCTGGCTCTCATCGTCATGACGCAGAGCATGTACCCCTCCAACACTGACCAGGAAGACCATGGCCCAGAG GATGTGGAAAGTGTGTCGGTTTCGGGTCTGGAGATGTTTTACACACCACAGCCATCGCCTACTAACAGAAGCTCCAGTGGTTCAG AAAGGACAGCAAGAGAGGACACTCCTATGTTTGAGTTTGTGGATCCAGACATACAG ataGCAGAGGACAGCCTCATCACCCTGGAGGTCTCTCCCCCGGACCCCTTGGCCCCCACCAGAGTGTTCCTGGAGGTGTCCCTCAAGGACGGCTTGTATCCCATGATGCCTCACTCCATGTACTGCCGGCCGCTCTGGCCCGGGATCACTCTGGTGCTGCTCACCAAg ATCCCCAACAGCAGCGTGGCCATGTCGGTGTACTCCTACCTGGAGGCCTTCGCCAAGCTGGAGAAGCGTCTGAGCGAGGGCCAGGAGGGCCCAGCCGCTGCCAGGGGCCAGCCCACCGTCCACGACCTCCGCAGCAAGCTGGACAAGTTCATCAAGGCCCTGGGGCCCTGCGACATCCAG ACGTCTCAGTTGCAGAATGTGTGGTCGGAGTTCAAGAAGCGTGCCTTCACCAGAGGGGGCCCAGGCTTCACCAGAGA GCTCATCCCTTGGTGTAAGAGCATGAAGACCCAGCTGTGTGGGGTCTACAAGCAGTGCTTCCTGAACGGGACCACCAGGGGAGCCGACGCGCCCCAGCGCCTCTCCCCCGCCCTACAGGAACTCGCTCAGGCCATGGTTCA GGAGAAACTAATGGACTGGAAGGACTTCCTGTTGGTTAAGAGCAAGAGAAACATCACCATGGTGT CGTACCTGGAGGACTTCCCCGGCCTCGTCCACTTCATCTGCGTGGATCGATCCAGCGGGCAGATGATCGCCCCGTCCCTCAACATCACAGAGCGCAGTACCTCCGAGCTGGGGGGGGGCCCTCTGGCTCAGTTCATCAGAGGAAAG GTGTGGGGTCTGGTCCGAACGGCGCGGCAGTACCTCCAGAAGGGCTACTCCACCGCCACGCTACGCGACGGAGACTTCTACTTCTGTTACTTCCTCTGGTTTGAAAATGAAACC GGCTACAAGTTAGACGAGGTGGACCTGCCTGTACTCCCCGACGACTCCCCCCCCATCGGAGTGCTGGCCCGGGACTATTACAG GAAGCTGCTTCGCTACTACAGTAAGACCCACGCGGGGGAGGTGGTGAAGTGCTACGAGCTGCTGACCGTCCATCTGGGGGTCATCCCCACCGAGTACATCCTCCAGCACTGCAGACAACTGGCCAGCAAGCTGTGGGAGCCCTCCCGCAACCCCCTCCTGTAG